The following coding sequences lie in one Victivallis lenta genomic window:
- a CDS encoding amidophosphoribosyltransferase has protein sequence MGGFFGVVADHDCVCDLFYGTDYHSHLGTKRGGLAVCDREGRITRRIHDITNAQFRSKFDDDIDKFIGRAGIGIISDYEDQPLIISSKFGNFAIVTVGKINNIDEIADAAFRSGVSHFSESNDGELNPTEIVAMLINRKETLVEGIRYAQHMIDGSCSILVLIEGRVYAARDRFGRTPVMIGEKTGAYAVTMETTALPNLDYHLKHELGPGEIVEITEGGVIQKHAPGDTTKICTFFWVYYGYPSSSYEGINTESARYRNGESMAADDRDDTIPEIDSVCGIPDSGIAHAIGYSNAAGKPYRRSFVKYTPTWPRSFMPQNQSVRDLIARMKLIPVQTEIQNKRMLFCDDSIVRGTQLKDTVIRLYERGAKAVHMRSACPPLLFGCKFLNFSRSRCELDLAARRAIAKLEERELTDEIIEGYLEFGSPKYYAMVEEIRKELNLNTLKFQKLEKLIEAIGVDPSKVCTYCWNGRDVEMSTEKFE, from the coding sequence ATGGGCGGATTTTTCGGCGTCGTCGCGGACCATGACTGTGTGTGCGACCTTTTCTACGGAACGGACTACCACTCTCACCTGGGAACCAAACGCGGCGGGCTTGCCGTGTGCGACCGCGAAGGGCGCATCACCCGCAGAATTCACGACATCACGAATGCGCAGTTCCGCTCGAAATTCGATGACGACATCGATAAGTTCATCGGCCGCGCCGGGATCGGCATCATCAGCGATTACGAAGACCAGCCGCTCATCATTTCGAGCAAATTCGGCAATTTCGCGATCGTGACCGTGGGGAAGATCAACAATATCGACGAGATCGCCGACGCCGCCTTCCGGTCCGGCGTCAGCCATTTTTCGGAGTCGAACGACGGAGAGCTGAATCCGACCGAGATCGTCGCCATGCTGATCAACCGGAAGGAGACGCTGGTTGAAGGCATCCGGTATGCGCAGCACATGATCGACGGGTCGTGTTCGATCCTGGTCCTGATCGAAGGGCGCGTTTACGCCGCCCGGGACCGCTTCGGACGCACGCCGGTCATGATCGGCGAAAAGACCGGCGCATACGCGGTCACCATGGAAACGACCGCGCTGCCGAACCTCGATTACCATCTGAAACATGAGCTCGGTCCCGGCGAGATCGTCGAAATCACCGAAGGGGGCGTCATCCAGAAGCACGCGCCGGGCGACACGACGAAAATCTGCACATTCTTCTGGGTTTACTACGGATATCCGTCCAGCAGCTACGAAGGCATCAACACCGAGTCGGCCCGCTACCGCAACGGTGAAAGCATGGCGGCCGACGACAGGGATGACACGATTCCTGAGATCGATTCGGTCTGCGGCATTCCGGATTCCGGCATCGCCCATGCGATCGGCTACTCGAACGCGGCCGGCAAGCCGTATCGCCGCAGCTTCGTCAAATACACTCCGACCTGGCCGCGGAGCTTCATGCCGCAGAACCAGTCGGTCCGCGACCTGATTGCGCGCATGAAACTGATCCCGGTGCAGACCGAGATCCAGAACAAGCGCATGCTGTTCTGCGACGATTCGATCGTGCGCGGCACCCAGCTGAAGGATACCGTGATCCGTCTGTACGAGCGCGGTGCGAAGGCGGTCCATATGCGTTCGGCCTGCCCGCCGCTGCTGTTCGGCTGTAAATTCCTGAACTTTTCGCGTTCGCGCTGCGAGCTCGACCTGGCGGCGCGGCGCGCGATTGCGAAGCTCGAGGAGCGCGAGCTCACCGACGAGATCATCGAGGGGTATCTCGAGTTCGGCTCGCCGAAGTATTACGCGATGGTCGAGGAGATCCGCAAGGAGCTGAATCTGAACACGCTGAAGTTCCAGAAGCTCGAAAAACTGATCGAGGCGATCGGCGTCGATCCCTCGAAGGTCTGCACCTACTGCTGGAACGGCCGCGATGTTGAAATGAGCACGGAGAAATTCGAATAG
- a CDS encoding helix-turn-helix transcriptional regulator, with product MLRTELITAINGILNSDPGITAEEKERILKACRPPKAGPPITAREAMKMLEISRPTLRSYVHQGLLHQINITARKVRFDRGEVEHLANYGMNTKEFEK from the coding sequence ATGCTTCGAACTGAATTAATCACCGCCATCAATGGGATTCTCAATTCAGATCCCGGTATTACTGCCGAGGAAAAGGAGCGGATTCTCAAAGCGTGCCGTCCCCCAAAGGCCGGGCCACCCATCACAGCCAGGGAAGCAATGAAAATGTTGGAGATCAGCCGGCCAACCCTGCGCTCTTATGTCCATCAGGGATTGCTGCATCAAATCAACATCACCGCCAGAAAGGTACGATTTGACAGGGGAGAGGTGGAACACCTTGCCAACTATGGAATGAACACGAAGGAGTTTGAAAAATGA
- a CDS encoding TRAP transporter large permease: MSDVAIVLVVVFLTLLLSNVPVAVAIGTATLAAVFANGGMASSEMIVADRMVNGVSSFSLLAIPFFVLSGILMGRGGMARRLIDFAGALVGRFPGGLAYVNTLTCMLFGSISGSATAAVSSVGGFMIPEMNRKGYNREFNVAVTTTAATTGLIIPPSNIMIVYAVACGTVSIAAIFIAGVIPGILMGLCIMAVCVVYALRHGYRGGDKAPFAVIWLTFRRAFLSLFLMVVIIGGILGGIFTATEAAAVAVAYSLVLALFVYREVKFRDLPEILRQTGVTTAVVMFLIAVSSAMSWIMTISNIPQTISSGLVAITENRIVLLLIINLLLLFVGTFMDMTPAVLIFTPIFLPVVRNLGMSDIQFGIMMIANLCIGLCTPPVGSCLFLGCGIGKTSITAVTRPMLPFFGAMLFALLLITFIPALSMWLPDIAGLLK; encoded by the coding sequence ATGAGTGATGTCGCCATTGTCCTTGTCGTCGTATTCCTGACGCTTCTGCTGAGCAACGTTCCCGTCGCGGTGGCGATCGGAACCGCGACGCTCGCGGCGGTTTTCGCCAACGGCGGCATGGCTTCGAGCGAAATGATCGTGGCGGACCGCATGGTCAACGGCGTAAGCTCGTTTTCCCTGCTGGCAATTCCGTTCTTCGTGCTCTCCGGCATCCTGATGGGACGCGGCGGAATGGCGCGGCGGCTCATTGATTTCGCCGGGGCACTGGTCGGCCGCTTTCCGGGCGGGCTAGCCTATGTGAACACGCTGACCTGCATGCTGTTCGGCTCGATTTCGGGCTCGGCCACAGCCGCGGTGTCAAGCGTCGGCGGTTTTATGATTCCGGAGATGAACCGCAAAGGCTACAACCGCGAATTCAACGTGGCGGTCACCACAACCGCCGCCACGACCGGACTCATCATCCCGCCGTCGAACATCATGATCGTCTATGCGGTGGCCTGCGGCACGGTCTCCATCGCCGCAATCTTCATCGCCGGGGTGATTCCGGGCATTCTGATGGGGCTCTGCATCATGGCGGTCTGCGTCGTCTACGCGCTCCGGCACGGCTACCGGGGCGGAGACAAAGCGCCGTTCGCCGTGATCTGGCTGACCTTCCGCCGCGCTTTCCTGAGCTTATTCCTGATGGTGGTCATCATCGGCGGCATTCTCGGCGGCATCTTCACCGCGACCGAGGCCGCCGCCGTGGCGGTCGCCTACTCGCTCGTCCTCGCACTCTTCGTCTACCGGGAGGTGAAATTCCGCGACCTGCCGGAAATCCTGCGCCAGACGGGCGTCACGACCGCGGTCGTCATGTTCCTGATCGCAGTGAGCTCCGCCATGAGCTGGATCATGACCATCTCCAACATTCCGCAGACGATCAGCTCCGGGCTGGTGGCAATCACGGAAAACCGGATCGTGCTGCTGCTGATCATCAATCTGCTGCTGCTGTTCGTCGGAACCTTCATGGACATGACGCCGGCGGTCCTGATCTTCACGCCGATCTTCCTGCCGGTGGTACGGAATCTCGGCATGAGCGACATCCAGTTCGGCATCATGATGATCGCGAATCTCTGCATCGGATTATGCACGCCGCCGGTCGGTTCCTGCCTGTTCCTCGGCTGCGGCATCGGCAAGACTTCCATCACCGCGGTAACCCGCCCGATGCTGCCGTTCTTCGGCGCAATGCTTTTCGCGCTGCTGCTGATCACCTTCATTCCGGCCCTCTCGATGTGGCTCCCGGATATCGCGGGACTGCTGAAATAA
- a CDS encoding RecB family exonuclease, whose amino-acid sequence MEGGVMATLDELRQEPHWSYSALNTYLNICQAQFMYRYVDQAEVERTSVCLPFGKAFHSALTAQAWECMMGGSLTRDEIVDRFEEAFKIEAEATPNLIYKEGENFDTVIDLAVKMLDAALANWSDYYTIKGVAQAFRIDVPGLDKPLIGEFDLVVQDGRDACIVDWKTSASRWPAGKADRDLQATVFSYAYEKQNGTAPLFRFDVITKTKNPGCESHYTSRGFHDFRRFEALANRAQYAISKGVFLPNETSFACNECPYRDRCGQWHLKKWR is encoded by the coding sequence ATGGAGGGCGGCGTAATGGCGACGCTCGATGAACTGCGGCAGGAACCGCACTGGTCGTATTCGGCGTTGAATACGTATCTCAACATCTGTCAGGCGCAATTCATGTACCGGTACGTGGATCAGGCCGAGGTCGAACGGACTTCGGTCTGCTTACCATTCGGCAAGGCGTTTCATTCAGCGTTGACCGCTCAGGCGTGGGAGTGCATGATGGGCGGCTCGCTGACCCGTGATGAAATCGTTGACCGGTTTGAAGAGGCGTTCAAAATCGAAGCCGAGGCGACGCCGAACCTGATCTACAAGGAAGGCGAGAACTTCGACACGGTGATCGATCTTGCCGTGAAGATGCTGGATGCGGCGCTGGCGAACTGGTCGGATTACTACACGATCAAGGGCGTTGCCCAGGCGTTCAGAATCGACGTTCCCGGTTTGGACAAGCCCCTGATCGGCGAGTTCGATCTGGTGGTTCAGGATGGGCGGGACGCCTGTATCGTGGACTGGAAAACCTCCGCGAGCCGCTGGCCTGCCGGGAAAGCCGATCGCGATTTGCAGGCGACCGTGTTCAGCTACGCCTATGAGAAGCAGAACGGCACGGCTCCGCTCTTTCGGTTCGATGTCATCACCAAGACAAAGAATCCGGGTTGTGAGAGCCACTACACCAGTCGCGGCTTTCATGACTTCCGGCGCTTCGAGGCATTGGCGAACCGGGCGCAGTACGCGATCAGCAAAGGCGTGTTCCTGCCGAATGAAACATCGTTCGCCTGTAACGAATGTCCGTATCGGGATCGTTGCGGGCAGTGGCATCTGAAGAAATGGAGGTGA
- a CDS encoding TRAP transporter substrate-binding protein has translation MSRPFSPLTSQLVGGTLIAVLLLSLGYAWHVRSSLRGTADGSARILKLGHGLPTDHPVHMAMSRMAERVHELSGGKLEIQIYPSGMIGSEAECLKQVQNNQIDLSKTSTAVLESSVPEIVAFSVPYLFRDGEHFWKVMNGPIGRKVGDMLPGMRGLAYYDAGLRSFYTTRKPIRKADDVKGLKIRTQQSRCAMDMVSSFGGAPTPIPWGELYTALSQGTVDGAENNLPSFDTGRHMEVCRYFTFSEHSRVPDMLVISRATWESLTPQQQEWIEKAAAESSLYQRELWIESEKQARRKAEELGVEFIDVDRKEFAEKMKPLYDGLPPETAALVREIEEVK, from the coding sequence ATGTCCAGACCGTTTTCACCATTGACATCGCAACTGGTCGGGGGAACCCTGATCGCCGTGCTGCTGCTGTCGCTCGGTTATGCGTGGCACGTCCGTTCGTCCCTGCGCGGAACCGCAGACGGGAGCGCGCGAATCCTGAAGCTCGGGCACGGACTTCCGACCGACCACCCGGTGCATATGGCGATGAGCCGGATGGCGGAACGGGTGCATGAACTCTCCGGCGGAAAACTCGAAATCCAGATTTATCCGTCCGGCATGATCGGTTCCGAGGCCGAGTGCCTCAAACAGGTGCAGAACAACCAGATCGACCTCTCCAAAACCTCGACGGCCGTGCTGGAGTCGAGTGTGCCGGAGATCGTCGCCTTCAGCGTACCGTATCTTTTCCGCGACGGGGAACACTTCTGGAAGGTTATGAACGGGCCGATCGGGCGCAAAGTCGGCGACATGCTCCCCGGCATGCGCGGACTCGCCTACTACGACGCGGGGCTGCGCAGCTTCTACACCACCCGCAAACCCATCCGCAAGGCCGACGATGTGAAAGGGCTGAAGATCCGGACTCAGCAGAGCCGCTGCGCGATGGATATGGTCAGCAGTTTCGGCGGCGCGCCGACGCCGATTCCGTGGGGCGAGCTTTACACCGCCCTCTCGCAGGGAACCGTGGACGGAGCCGAAAACAACCTGCCGAGCTTCGATACCGGGCGCCATATGGAGGTCTGCAGATACTTCACCTTCAGCGAACACTCCCGCGTGCCGGACATGCTGGTCATCAGCCGGGCGACCTGGGAGTCGCTGACGCCGCAGCAGCAGGAGTGGATCGAAAAGGCCGCCGCGGAATCCAGCCTCTACCAGCGCGAACTCTGGATCGAATCCGAAAAGCAGGCGCGCCGCAAAGCCGAAGAGCTCGGCGTCGAATTCATCGACGTCGACCGGAAGGAGTTCGCGGAAAAGATGAAACCGCTCTACGACGGGCTCCCGCCGGAAACCGCGGCGCTGGTCCGTGAAATCGAAGAGGTGAAATAA
- the rpsK gene encoding 30S ribosomal protein S11, with protein sequence MAEEVKNTEAAEVAAEAPVAAAPVIKQRGKSGRFIPSGIAYVLATFNNTKVTFTDLHGNVLCWSTGGKNGFKGSRKSTAYAAQVIAGDAAKKAQLLGMKEVEVRIKGPGAGRESAVRGIAAAGLEISTIKDITPVPHNGCRPPKRRRV encoded by the coding sequence ATGGCTGAAGAAGTGAAAAACACCGAGGCTGCGGAAGTCGCGGCCGAAGCGCCGGTTGCCGCCGCGCCGGTCATCAAGCAGCGCGGCAAGAGCGGCCGCTTCATTCCGAGCGGTATCGCCTATGTGCTGGCGACGTTCAACAATACGAAAGTGACCTTCACCGATCTGCACGGCAACGTGCTCTGCTGGTCCACCGGCGGCAAGAACGGCTTCAAGGGCTCGCGCAAGAGCACGGCCTATGCCGCGCAGGTCATCGCCGGCGATGCGGCGAAGAAGGCTCAGCTCCTCGGCATGAAGGAAGTCGAAGTCCGGATCAAGGGACCGGGCGCGGGCCGCGAATCCGCGGTCCGCGGCATTGCGGCCGCCGGGCTTGAAATCAGCACGATCAAAGACATCACCCCTGTGCCGCACAACGGCTGCCGTCCTCCGAAACGCCGCCGGGTCTGA
- a CDS encoding DUF932 domain-containing protein, translating into MMGLTMCEGKFVGRDEIALVPTPTATASWKPVPHCEVIDAVTDVVKAHNWQILDEQYGLARDGQRMFGFMRINKTHSPEWSRCIGIRNSHDQSIAVGLAAGLCVKVCSNLMLGGSMVLKRRHTSRIELNGLVLEAVEELETEFLTLETVAEDLKCLYVREDAARIAIVKAAEAGAVNSSDILPIFREFKEPQHEEFAEPTRWSLLNAFTENAKKYSPARADVCYRGLTRLFGLDGQPPTLWK; encoded by the coding sequence ATGATGGGATTGACGATGTGTGAAGGAAAGTTCGTCGGGCGCGACGAAATCGCACTGGTGCCGACTCCGACCGCTACCGCGAGCTGGAAGCCGGTACCGCACTGTGAGGTGATCGACGCCGTAACCGATGTGGTCAAGGCGCACAACTGGCAGATTCTCGATGAACAGTACGGCCTGGCCCGTGACGGTCAGCGGATGTTCGGATTCATGCGGATCAATAAAACGCATTCGCCGGAATGGAGCCGGTGTATCGGCATCCGTAATTCGCACGATCAGAGTATCGCGGTTGGACTGGCGGCGGGGCTTTGTGTAAAAGTGTGCAGCAACCTCATGCTGGGCGGCAGCATGGTTTTGAAGCGGCGGCATACCTCGCGGATTGAGCTGAACGGCCTTGTCCTTGAAGCGGTCGAAGAACTCGAAACGGAGTTCCTGACGCTTGAAACTGTGGCCGAGGATTTGAAGTGTCTGTACGTTCGGGAAGATGCTGCCCGTATCGCTATCGTGAAAGCAGCAGAAGCCGGGGCCGTTAACTCCTCGGACATTCTGCCGATCTTCAGGGAGTTCAAAGAACCGCAGCATGAAGAGTTCGCCGAGCCGACCCGCTGGAGTCTGTTGAATGCGTTCACCGAAAACGCCAAGAAATACAGCCCCGCCCGCGCTGACGTCTGTTATCGTGGACTGACACGCCTCTTCGGACTCGACGGCCAGCCGCCGACCTTATGGAAATAA
- a CDS encoding TRAP transporter small permease, with product MLRTMKKHALRLLNFLLAAAVGALVIDVLLGVASRYLWGAQIKWTEELATVLLVWVSFLGIAAAFEARAHLGIDILAERFSGGVKPKMTLFIHIVTLLFVLIVFEVGGIKLVLQAIRHWNVLPALQVSDVVQFLPLPVSGLFILLFECCNLKDDLRRKSDE from the coding sequence ATGCTGCGAACCATGAAGAAACATGCGCTGCGGCTGCTGAATTTCCTGCTGGCGGCTGCGGTCGGCGCGCTTGTGATCGACGTGCTGCTCGGCGTTGCGTCGCGCTACCTCTGGGGCGCGCAGATCAAGTGGACCGAAGAGCTTGCGACCGTTCTCCTGGTCTGGGTCAGCTTTCTCGGCATCGCCGCGGCGTTCGAGGCGCGCGCTCATCTCGGGATCGACATCCTGGCCGAGCGCTTTTCGGGCGGAGTGAAACCGAAAATGACGCTGTTCATCCATATCGTAACGCTGCTCTTCGTGCTGATCGTCTTCGAAGTCGGCGGAATCAAGCTGGTGCTGCAGGCGATCCGGCACTGGAACGTGCTTCCGGCGCTTCAGGTGTCGGACGTGGTCCAGTTCCTGCCGCTGCCGGTCAGCGGGCTCTTCATTCTTCTCTTCGAATGCTGCAACCTGAAAGACGACCTCAGGAGGAAATCAGATGAGTGA
- the rpmJ gene encoding 50S ribosomal protein L36, which yields MKVRASVKRRCEFCQIIKRNGTIRVICSRDARHKQRQG from the coding sequence ATGAAAGTCAGGGCATCGGTGAAGCGCAGATGCGAATTCTGCCAGATCATCAAGCGCAACGGCACGATCCGGGTCATCTGCTCCCGCGACGCGCGTCACAAGCAGCGTCAGGGCTGA
- the rpsM gene encoding 30S ribosomal protein S13, producing MPRIIGVDIPGNKRIAFSLRYLYGIGPAKALEIIERVQIPEDLKAKDLTPDQIAAITKILQDDIVVEGDLRRMLAADIRRLQQINCYRGVRHRRSLPVRGQRTKTNARTRKGKKITIGAIRDKTQRRLAAKG from the coding sequence ATGCCTCGTATCATTGGTGTTGACATCCCGGGCAACAAGCGCATCGCGTTCTCGCTGCGCTATCTCTACGGCATCGGGCCGGCCAAAGCGCTCGAAATCATCGAGAGGGTCCAGATTCCGGAAGACCTGAAGGCGAAAGACCTGACTCCGGATCAGATCGCCGCGATCACGAAAATCCTTCAGGACGACATCGTCGTGGAAGGCGATCTGCGCCGCATGCTGGCCGCGGACATCCGCCGCCTGCAGCAGATCAACTGCTACCGCGGCGTGCGCCACCGCCGCAGCCTGCCGGTCCGCGGCCAGCGCACGAAGACCAATGCGCGTACCCGCAAAGGCAAGAAGATCACGATCGGCGCGATCCGCGACAAAACCCAGCGCCGCCTGGCCGCCAAGGGCTGA
- a CDS encoding BrnT family toxin, with protein sequence MNFEWDENKAATNQQKHGITFQEAATVFQDEDALQIFDPDHSEDEDRFILLGMSSILRILVVCHCYRANDDVIRIISARKATRNESSTYKRRK encoded by the coding sequence ATGAATTTTGAATGGGATGAAAATAAGGCGGCAACCAATCAGCAAAAACATGGAATCACTTTTCAGGAAGCTGCAACGGTATTTCAGGATGAAGATGCGCTGCAGATTTTTGATCCCGACCATTCGGAGGATGAAGACCGTTTCATCCTGTTGGGAATGAGTTCCATTTTGCGGATTTTAGTGGTCTGCCACTGTTATCGCGCCAATGACGATGTGATCCGGATCATTTCCGCACGGAAAGCAACCCGGAATGAAAGTTCCACCTACAAGAGGAGGAAATGA
- a CDS encoding BrnA antitoxin family protein, with protein MRAEYDFSNAVKNPYVKPRKTAVTIRLDPATVEYFKSLASEVSLPYQTLINSFLTDCAKRKVKPNIKWS; from the coding sequence ATGAGAGCGGAATACGATTTTTCCAATGCAGTCAAAAACCCTTATGTGAAGCCCCGGAAAACAGCGGTGACAATCCGGCTTGACCCGGCGACCGTGGAGTATTTCAAATCGCTGGCAAGCGAAGTGTCACTGCCGTACCAGACGCTTATCAATTCGTTTTTGACCGACTGCGCCAAACGCAAGGTAAAACCGAATATCAAATGGAGCTGA
- the recJ gene encoding single-stranded-DNA-specific exonuclease RecJ — protein MGVKNWKLAGNNLDPLVDAIQRKFALPRPIALFFAARGIKEEEVQDFLNPRLANLSDPYRFPGIQDAAKRLWDAIANKETILIHGDYDTDGITASALLALVLRQNGADVHSFIPHRFDDGYGFTPESLQKALDTFGPASVLVTVDCGITSCNAVDEAVRRGIDVIVTDHHEAGQQLPNAIAIINPKVYPELEDLQLLAGAGAAFKLSHAFIKYGREHNLGGFQTRLEEVLDYVALGTVADIVPLLGENRIMVKYGIEALRRQIRPGVRALIESSKLRSELTPADITFRMAPRINAAGRVGDANVALQLLESEHIVDAYKCASQLESFNRIRQEKEQEIYQEACEQIERNLAWQSDYSLLVAGRDWHQGVIGIVASRLARDYNRPTIVLTIQGDVAYGSGRSVACLNLVEVLSHTADLLDRYGGHPMAVGIGLKADRIADFFDAMDREIRKQISSADLEDVIRYDGEAQLHELTPEFFKYLALLSPFGHSNVKPVYRFNEVQIVRCSTVGGSHTRGLLRSRTGQSDFIAFNRPSSKFYGKTLDILATPQLNVHQGVEIPQLNIIDVREVY, from the coding sequence ATGGGTGTAAAAAATTGGAAACTTGCCGGGAATAATCTGGATCCTCTCGTCGATGCGATACAGCGCAAATTCGCTCTGCCTCGCCCGATCGCCCTCTTCTTTGCCGCACGAGGCATCAAGGAAGAGGAAGTCCAGGATTTTCTGAATCCGCGTCTCGCCAACCTCAGCGACCCTTACCGGTTCCCCGGTATTCAGGATGCCGCCAAACGGTTGTGGGACGCCATCGCCAACAAAGAAACCATTCTGATCCACGGCGACTACGACACTGACGGCATTACCGCCAGCGCTCTGCTCGCCCTCGTCCTGCGGCAGAACGGCGCAGATGTCCACTCGTTCATTCCGCACCGGTTCGACGACGGGTACGGCTTCACGCCGGAATCGCTCCAGAAGGCGCTCGACACCTTCGGACCCGCCAGCGTGCTCGTCACCGTCGACTGCGGCATCACCAGCTGCAACGCCGTCGACGAGGCCGTGCGCCGCGGCATCGACGTCATCGTCACCGACCATCACGAGGCCGGACAGCAGCTGCCGAACGCCATCGCGATCATCAACCCGAAGGTCTATCCCGAACTCGAAGACCTCCAGCTCCTCGCCGGAGCCGGAGCCGCCTTCAAGCTCTCTCACGCCTTCATCAAATACGGGCGCGAACACAATCTCGGCGGATTCCAGACCCGGCTCGAAGAGGTGCTCGACTATGTCGCCCTCGGAACCGTCGCCGATATCGTTCCGCTCCTCGGCGAAAACCGGATCATGGTCAAATACGGCATCGAAGCGCTGCGGCGGCAGATTCGCCCCGGTGTCCGGGCCCTGATCGAAAGTTCGAAGCTGCGCTCCGAGCTGACCCCGGCCGACATCACTTTCCGCATGGCGCCGCGCATCAACGCCGCCGGCAGGGTCGGCGATGCGAACGTCGCGCTGCAGCTGCTTGAATCCGAGCATATCGTCGACGCCTACAAGTGCGCCTCGCAGCTCGAGTCGTTCAACCGCATCCGGCAGGAGAAGGAGCAGGAGATCTACCAGGAAGCCTGCGAGCAGATCGAGCGCAACCTCGCCTGGCAGAGCGACTATTCGCTGCTTGTCGCCGGGCGCGACTGGCATCAGGGCGTCATCGGAATCGTCGCCTCGCGCCTGGCGCGCGACTACAATCGGCCGACCATCGTGCTGACCATTCAGGGCGACGTCGCCTACGGCTCCGGCCGCAGCGTCGCCTGCCTGAACCTCGTCGAAGTGCTGAGCCACACGGCGGATCTGCTCGACCGGTACGGCGGCCACCCGATGGCGGTCGGAATCGGGCTCAAGGCCGACCGCATCGCGGATTTCTTCGACGCGATGGATCGGGAGATCCGCAAGCAGATCTCCTCGGCCGATCTCGAGGACGTGATCCGCTACGACGGAGAAGCCCAGCTGCATGAGCTGACTCCGGAATTCTTCAAATACCTGGCGCTGCTTTCGCCATTCGGCCACAGCAACGTCAAACCGGTCTACCGGTTCAACGAGGTGCAGATCGTCCGCTGTTCGACGGTCGGCGGTTCGCACACCCGCGGGCTGCTGCGCAGCCGCACCGGGCAGAGCGATTTCATCGCATTCAACCGCCCGAGCTCGAAATTCTACGGAAAAACCCTCGATATTCTCGCCACGCCGCAGCTCAACGTGCATCAGGGAGTCGAGATTCCGCAGCTCAACATCATCGACGTGCGCGAGGTGTACTGA
- the speE gene encoding polyamine aminopropyltransferase, with the protein MADFWVTEAMNGFGMTVQVTEELCSKRSEFQKIDVYQTSKLGRMLLLDGIIQLTEFDEFAYHEMLAHIPLFAHENPKRLLVVGGGDGGVLREAGKHPELEVMDICEIDAEVIETAKKFFPNVSCGYDDPRVAVHIADGSEFIKDRPGYYDVIIVDSTDPGGPGAPLFGEQFYRDMKKALRPGGVIATQAESPYLLPDIVQRLYKVSEQVFRSVGYASILVPTYPTGTIGACVAGDRDDIASPARPVPPELAAKLRYYNSKIHEAAFANPSFVKRLFD; encoded by the coding sequence ATGGCTGATTTCTGGGTGACCGAGGCGATGAACGGCTTCGGCATGACGGTTCAGGTGACGGAGGAGTTGTGCAGCAAGCGGTCCGAATTCCAGAAGATCGACGTCTATCAGACTTCGAAGCTCGGCCGCATGCTGCTGCTGGACGGCATCATCCAGCTGACCGAATTCGATGAGTTCGCCTATCATGAGATGCTGGCCCACATTCCGCTCTTCGCGCATGAGAATCCGAAGCGGCTGCTGGTGGTCGGCGGCGGCGACGGCGGCGTGCTGCGTGAGGCGGGGAAGCATCCGGAGCTCGAGGTCATGGACATCTGCGAAATCGATGCGGAGGTCATCGAGACCGCGAAGAAGTTTTTTCCGAACGTCTCCTGCGGCTACGACGACCCGCGCGTTGCGGTTCATATCGCCGACGGCAGCGAATTCATCAAGGACAGGCCGGGCTATTACGACGTGATCATCGTCGATTCGACCGATCCGGGCGGTCCCGGTGCGCCGCTGTTCGGCGAGCAGTTCTACCGCGACATGAAGAAAGCGCTGCGTCCGGGCGGCGTGATTGCGACGCAGGCGGAATCGCCGTATCTGCTGCCGGATATCGTGCAGCGGCTCTATAAGGTGTCGGAGCAGGTGTTCCGGTCGGTCGGCTATGCGTCGATCCTCGTGCCGACCTATCCGACCGGAACCATCGGCGCCTGCGTGGCGGGCGACCGCGACGACATCGCGTCGCCGGCGCGCCCGGTTCCGCCGGAGTTGGCCGCGAAGCTCAGGTATTACAACTCGAAGATTCACGAGGCCGCGTTCGCGAATCCGTCTTTCGTGAAACGGCTCTTCGACTGA